The following proteins come from a genomic window of Ilumatobacter coccineus YM16-304:
- the thrS gene encoding threonine--tRNA ligase, with product MSNITVSLPDGSERELPAESTALDLAASIGSGLKKAAVAATVNGVDTDLTRTLHDGDTVSLITNDTDAGRHVLRHSTAHVLAQAVTQLYPGAKFSIGPAIENGFYYDFDLPDGQTFHEEDLARIEKQMKEIVKQNQPFIRSEHTMAEAKELFADQPYKVEIIERVESAGADELDAGEVSGDTISAYRNTDEFVDMCVGPHVPTTGRLQHFKLQKVAGAHWRGNESGKMLQRLYGTAWESKQALAEHLHQLEEAAKRDHRKLATELDLLSFPTELGGGLAVWHPKGAIIRKLMEDYSRLRHETGGYEFVYTPHLAKSGVFETSGHLQWYEDGMYPPMEMDNGTYYMKPMNCPIHCLIYRSRQRSYRELPLRLFELGNVYRYERAGTLHGLLRIRGFTQDDSHIFVTREQLADEIAGLLDFVLSVLRAFGFEDFTFNLSTKDPEKYVGSDEIWDEATEALREALDRHGLDYAIKEGDAAFYGPKIDIDVRDAIGRSWQLSTIQADFNLPERFELEYVGADNERHQPIMLHRALFGSIERFFGVLVEHYAGAFPTWLSPIQVRVLPVAEAHEDHANEVAERLAAAGARVDMVKADVGLGKRIRTAKMEKLPYVLVVGDDDVAADTVGVNVRVDMVGTNDDGTPADDVERDVPLDAFIERFQNEVADSTAAALSA from the coding sequence CGATCGGTTCAGGGCTCAAGAAGGCAGCAGTTGCCGCGACCGTGAACGGTGTCGACACCGACCTGACCCGCACGCTCCACGACGGCGACACGGTGTCGCTCATCACCAACGACACCGACGCCGGTCGCCACGTGCTGCGCCACTCGACCGCGCACGTGCTGGCCCAGGCGGTCACGCAGCTGTACCCCGGCGCGAAGTTCTCGATCGGACCGGCCATCGAGAACGGCTTCTACTACGACTTCGACCTGCCCGACGGCCAGACCTTCCACGAAGAGGATCTCGCTCGCATCGAGAAGCAGATGAAGGAGATCGTCAAGCAGAATCAGCCGTTCATCCGCTCCGAGCACACGATGGCCGAGGCGAAGGAACTGTTCGCCGACCAGCCGTACAAGGTCGAGATCATCGAGCGTGTCGAAAGCGCCGGGGCCGACGAACTCGATGCCGGTGAGGTCTCGGGCGACACGATCAGTGCGTACCGCAACACCGACGAGTTCGTCGACATGTGCGTCGGGCCACACGTGCCCACCACCGGGCGCCTCCAGCACTTCAAGCTCCAGAAGGTCGCCGGCGCCCACTGGCGCGGCAACGAGAGCGGCAAGATGCTCCAGCGTCTCTACGGCACAGCGTGGGAGTCGAAGCAGGCGCTCGCCGAGCACCTCCACCAACTCGAGGAAGCCGCCAAGCGAGACCATCGCAAGCTCGCGACCGAACTCGACCTGCTGTCGTTCCCGACCGAACTCGGCGGCGGCCTCGCCGTGTGGCACCCGAAGGGCGCCATCATCCGCAAGCTCATGGAGGACTACTCGCGGCTGCGTCACGAGACCGGCGGCTACGAGTTCGTGTACACCCCGCACCTCGCGAAGTCGGGCGTGTTCGAGACCTCGGGCCACCTCCAGTGGTACGAGGACGGCATGTACCCGCCGATGGAGATGGACAACGGCACGTACTACATGAAGCCGATGAACTGTCCGATCCACTGTTTGATCTACCGCAGCCGTCAGCGCAGCTACCGCGAGCTGCCCCTGCGTCTGTTCGAGCTCGGCAACGTGTATCGCTACGAGCGCGCCGGCACGCTGCACGGCCTGCTGCGGATCCGTGGCTTCACGCAGGACGACAGCCACATCTTCGTCACCCGCGAGCAGTTGGCCGACGAGATCGCCGGTCTGCTCGACTTCGTGCTGTCGGTGCTGCGTGCGTTCGGGTTCGAGGACTTCACGTTCAACCTGTCGACCAAGGACCCCGAGAAGTACGTCGGATCCGACGAGATCTGGGACGAGGCGACCGAGGCGCTCCGTGAAGCGCTCGATCGTCACGGCCTCGACTATGCGATCAAGGAGGGCGACGCCGCGTTCTACGGTCCGAAGATCGACATCGACGTCCGTGACGCGATCGGGCGTTCGTGGCAGCTGTCGACCATCCAGGCCGACTTCAACCTGCCCGAACGGTTCGAGCTCGAGTACGTCGGCGCCGACAACGAACGCCACCAGCCGATCATGTTGCACCGTGCGCTGTTCGGGTCGATCGAACGGTTCTTCGGCGTGCTCGTCGAGCACTACGCCGGAGCGTTCCCGACGTGGCTCTCGCCGATCCAGGTGCGGGTGCTGCCCGTCGCCGAAGCGCATGAAGATCATGCGAACGAGGTCGCCGAGCGGCTGGCTGCGGCCGGAGCGCGCGTCGACATGGTCAAGGCCGATGTCGGCCTGGGCAAGCGAATCCGCACTGCGAAGATGGAGAAGCTGCCGTACGTGCTCGTCGTCGGTGACGACGACGTCGCGGCCGACACCGTCGGCGTCAACGTGCGCGTCGACATGGTGGGGACCAACGACGACGGCACGCCGGCCGACGACGTCGAGCGCGACGTCCCGCTCGACGCGTTCATCGAGCGGTTCCAGAACGAAGTGGCCGACTCGACGGCTGCTGCGCTGTCGGCCTGA
- a CDS encoding HIT family protein: MLERLWSGWRSSYVTTAPSKTDPEAVDGSVFTRLLDSGEPDDATHIVHRGELVFSILNIFPYTTGHLLVIPYREVADLADLTGEETAELWSEVTDAVAAVRAAYEPDGLNVGVNLGRPAGGSVPTHLHVHVVPRWTGDSNFLSAIANTQTLPESLDASAARLRAAWPD, encoded by the coding sequence ATGCTCGAACGGCTCTGGTCGGGCTGGCGCTCGTCGTACGTCACGACGGCGCCGTCGAAGACCGACCCCGAGGCGGTCGACGGCAGCGTGTTCACGCGGCTGCTCGACTCGGGTGAGCCCGACGACGCCACGCACATCGTCCATCGCGGCGAATTGGTGTTCTCGATCCTCAACATCTTCCCGTACACGACGGGCCATCTGCTCGTGATCCCGTACCGGGAGGTCGCCGACCTCGCCGATCTGACGGGGGAGGAGACCGCCGAGTTGTGGTCGGAGGTCACCGACGCCGTCGCTGCAGTCCGAGCGGCCTACGAGCCCGACGGGCTCAACGTCGGCGTCAACCTGGGGCGTCCTGCCGGTGGGTCGGTGCCGACGCATCTCCACGTCCACGTGGTGCCTCGCTGGACCGGCGACAGCAACTTCCTGTCGGCCATCGCGAACACCCAGACGCTGCCCGAATCGCTCGACGCGAGCGCTGCCCGGTTGCGTGCCGCGTGGCCCGACTGA
- a CDS encoding CDP-alcohol phosphatidyltransferase family protein has protein sequence MFDGKFRGPVDKAVKPLGTALRKTGLTPDHLTIVGLLVGVGAAVAIGAGMLRLGLLLVILAALPDLLDGALAKASGQSSQRGAFFDSTVDRVTDAFLLGGIAWYFATDPDFSGQLAMLPFAINGVSSLISYQRAKAESLGIDAKGGLMERAERIIAICLGLLWEPLLIPILWIMLVLTSITAIQRFVKVWSQAAVAPVTQARIEMRRSRRQSRRVARTERRRTSVPRRRP, from the coding sequence ATGTTCGACGGCAAATTCCGGGGACCGGTCGACAAGGCCGTCAAACCGCTCGGCACTGCGCTCCGCAAGACCGGCCTCACGCCCGACCACCTGACGATCGTCGGTCTGCTCGTCGGCGTGGGCGCAGCCGTGGCCATCGGAGCCGGCATGCTCCGGCTCGGCCTGCTGCTCGTCATCCTCGCAGCGCTGCCCGACCTGCTCGACGGGGCGCTCGCCAAGGCGTCGGGCCAGTCGAGCCAACGTGGCGCGTTCTTCGATTCGACCGTCGACCGCGTCACCGACGCGTTCCTGCTCGGCGGCATCGCGTGGTACTTCGCCACCGATCCCGACTTCTCCGGGCAGCTGGCCATGCTGCCGTTCGCGATCAACGGCGTGTCGTCGCTCATCAGTTACCAGCGGGCGAAGGCCGAATCGCTCGGCATCGATGCCAAGGGCGGTCTGATGGAACGCGCCGAGCGCATCATCGCGATCTGCCTCGGCCTGCTCTGGGAACCGCTGCTGATCCCGATCCTGTGGATCATGCTGGTGCTGACCTCGATCACCGCGATCCAGCGCTTCGTCAAGGTGTGGAGCCAGGCGGCCGTTGCGCCGGTCACCCAGGCCCGCATCGAGATGCGCCGCTCTCGTCGCCAGAGCCGACGCGTCGCTCGCACCGAGCGTCGTCGTACCAGCGTCCCCCGACGTCGTCCGTAG
- a CDS encoding phosphatidylinositol mannoside acyltransferase — protein MAERDRRPLTGLPRFPTDIGEFTDAITTGGYKLGAIAARLTPTVFAAGLATPLGAGASFANPERRSMIERQLQRADPSLRGLRLRRASQQAFDFYARYWIESFQLPTLSKKAVDRGFTDDGYPQIVEALKEGRGAILALPHLGGWEWAGRWICDQGHPMTVVVEQINPPELFEWFKDLRSKLGMNVVPLGPKAGGEVLGALKRNEIVCLLSDRDLQRNGPTVEFFGEETTLPGGAATVALRMGSPIFPTAVYFTDRVDGHLGWVRPPLVVERQEKRLRDDVQRITQDLARELEILIRRAPSQWHMFQPNWPSDPGYADAAP, from the coding sequence ATGGCCGAACGCGATCGCCGCCCGCTGACGGGCTTGCCCAGGTTTCCCACCGACATCGGTGAGTTCACCGACGCGATCACCACCGGCGGCTACAAACTCGGCGCGATCGCCGCCCGCCTGACCCCGACGGTGTTCGCCGCCGGATTGGCCACGCCCCTCGGCGCCGGCGCCAGCTTCGCCAATCCCGAACGGCGCTCGATGATCGAGCGGCAACTCCAGCGGGCTGATCCGTCGCTGCGCGGCCTGCGACTCCGTCGAGCGTCGCAGCAGGCCTTCGACTTCTACGCTCGCTACTGGATCGAGAGCTTCCAGCTTCCGACGCTGTCGAAGAAGGCGGTCGATCGAGGATTCACCGACGACGGCTACCCGCAGATCGTCGAAGCGCTGAAGGAAGGGCGCGGTGCGATCCTGGCGTTGCCGCATCTCGGCGGCTGGGAGTGGGCAGGCCGCTGGATCTGCGATCAGGGCCATCCGATGACGGTGGTCGTCGAGCAGATCAACCCGCCCGAACTGTTCGAATGGTTCAAGGACCTTCGTTCGAAGCTGGGGATGAACGTGGTGCCGCTCGGACCCAAGGCCGGGGGAGAGGTGCTCGGAGCGCTCAAACGCAACGAGATCGTGTGCCTGCTGTCGGACCGCGACCTGCAGCGAAACGGGCCGACCGTCGAGTTCTTCGGCGAGGAGACCACCCTGCCCGGAGGCGCCGCGACGGTGGCGCTGCGGATGGGATCGCCGATCTTTCCGACGGCGGTGTACTTCACCGACCGGGTCGACGGGCACCTCGGCTGGGTCCGCCCGCCGCTCGTGGTCGAACGGCAGGAGAAACGACTCCGAGACGACGTCCAGCGCATCACGCAGGACCTCGCTCGCGAACTCGAGATCCTGATCCGGCGGGCGCCGTCGCAGTGGCACATGTTCCAGCCGAACTGGCCGTCCGATCCCGGCTACGCCGACGCCGCTCCCTGA
- a CDS encoding EAL domain-containing protein, with translation MSIDQKLSPPVVSRSTATLCLAIALAVVYFVLPAGTGVELIRVVAPAGAFGAILVGVAKEQPAKKLPWAMMSVSMGLLAAAHLAWSSLYFGGEVSFPSVADGLHVAASVVMSASAVLLARRRAPEVDAFGFFESAIVGIAVGVGVWLIVIEPYLSNSSLGLSGTIWAAVAPGIGAIGFAASFRSAAHSSFRQFAPMAVLVGIGIQTASDSLRGVVELRGDFAAGGFIASLGIAAPLVIAAGALDPSMARRPADYVHAYAVNIGRTIGLSVAVLTPMTVLLALTISDLGSSTTRLLFAACAIVSVTMALARMWVLMDAVRSLTERRGQDRLAAMVEHSSDVVMLIDETGDIKYASPGLISTLGHRSADWIGRPLVDLIADEDRGAAEHEIARVIELGIDNTVKFESNLVRVDGQRRRMEATVANLLGGDAVDGVVATFRDVTEQRDLERQLSHRAFHDELTGLANRALFLDRMDHALRVARPDSDPVVVLFVDLDDFKSVNDALGHGVGDQLLRTIADRIRHVTGGGDTPARLGGDEFAVLLEDRGGVTRALDVAEQLLEELRLPVQLAGYDLAVLASVGVAVAAPGMTTSSLLRDADIAMYEAKRAGKGQIKIFDPAMRLGATTQLEFRSELGSALDNGELRLVYQPLVSLRTGEVTGAEALLRWRHPTRGEVSPAEFIPIAEKSGLIRSIGEWVLNEAMSEAKRWQTRGPRYVSINVSAVQLRTEGFVGVVRDALVRNQLDPAHVLLEVTETVLVSEIESASNVLAELRALGLRIAIDDFGTGYCSLSYLQRFPVDILKIDRQFVDEVDGDAKQSSLAKMILQMSSTLEIATVAEGIERPSQLAALRQFGCDIGQGYLLSRPLEVSVLRERFGIAGGQAVYAAANG, from the coding sequence ATGAGCATCGATCAGAAACTCTCGCCTCCGGTGGTGTCGCGCTCCACTGCGACACTGTGCCTGGCCATTGCCCTGGCAGTGGTGTACTTCGTGCTGCCCGCCGGCACCGGTGTCGAGTTGATCCGAGTCGTCGCACCGGCCGGGGCGTTCGGAGCCATCCTCGTGGGTGTCGCGAAGGAGCAGCCGGCGAAGAAGCTGCCGTGGGCGATGATGTCGGTGTCGATGGGACTGCTGGCGGCTGCGCATCTCGCCTGGTCGTCGCTCTACTTCGGCGGTGAGGTCTCCTTCCCATCCGTGGCCGACGGGCTCCATGTGGCCGCGTCGGTCGTCATGTCGGCGAGCGCCGTCCTGCTCGCTCGTCGTCGCGCCCCCGAGGTCGACGCCTTCGGCTTCTTCGAGAGTGCCATCGTGGGCATCGCCGTCGGCGTCGGCGTGTGGTTGATCGTCATCGAGCCGTATCTCTCGAACTCGTCGCTCGGACTCTCGGGCACGATCTGGGCGGCCGTCGCTCCGGGTATCGGAGCGATCGGTTTCGCCGCGTCGTTCCGCTCCGCAGCGCACTCCAGCTTCCGACAGTTCGCGCCCATGGCGGTCTTGGTCGGCATCGGGATCCAGACGGCCTCCGACTCGCTGCGCGGCGTGGTCGAACTCCGCGGCGACTTCGCCGCCGGCGGGTTCATCGCCAGCCTCGGCATCGCCGCCCCGCTCGTCATCGCCGCCGGAGCGCTCGATCCGAGCATGGCGCGCCGGCCCGCCGACTACGTCCACGCCTACGCGGTCAACATCGGCCGCACCATCGGGTTGAGCGTCGCCGTCCTGACCCCGATGACCGTGCTGCTCGCGCTGACGATCAGCGATCTGGGCTCGTCGACGACGCGGCTCCTCTTCGCCGCCTGCGCCATCGTGTCGGTCACGATGGCCCTGGCGCGCATGTGGGTCCTGATGGACGCCGTGCGCAGCCTCACCGAGCGACGCGGGCAAGACCGCCTCGCGGCGATGGTCGAGCACTCGAGCGACGTGGTGATGCTGATCGACGAGACCGGCGACATCAAGTACGCGAGCCCCGGCCTCATCAGCACACTCGGCCATCGGTCGGCCGACTGGATCGGACGACCGCTCGTCGACCTGATCGCCGACGAAGACCGCGGAGCAGCCGAGCACGAGATCGCCCGAGTCATCGAACTCGGCATCGACAACACGGTCAAGTTCGAATCGAACCTCGTGCGAGTCGACGGGCAACGTCGACGGATGGAGGCCACGGTGGCCAACCTGCTCGGGGGCGACGCGGTCGACGGCGTGGTGGCCACGTTCCGAGACGTCACCGAACAGCGCGACCTCGAACGGCAACTCAGTCACCGGGCGTTCCACGACGAGCTCACCGGCCTGGCGAACCGAGCTCTCTTCCTCGACCGCATGGACCATGCACTCCGGGTCGCTCGCCCCGATTCCGATCCCGTCGTGGTGCTGTTCGTCGACCTCGACGACTTCAAGTCGGTCAACGACGCACTCGGCCACGGTGTCGGCGACCAACTCCTGCGCACGATCGCCGATCGGATCCGCCACGTCACCGGCGGCGGCGACACCCCCGCCCGACTCGGTGGCGATGAGTTCGCCGTGCTGCTCGAGGATCGCGGCGGTGTCACGCGAGCGCTCGACGTGGCCGAGCAACTCCTCGAAGAACTCCGCCTCCCCGTTCAGCTCGCGGGGTACGACCTCGCCGTTCTGGCCAGCGTCGGCGTGGCGGTCGCGGCCCCCGGCATGACGACGTCGAGTCTCCTCCGCGACGCCGACATCGCGATGTACGAAGCGAAGCGAGCCGGCAAGGGACAGATCAAGATCTTCGACCCCGCCATGCGGCTCGGGGCCACGACACAGCTCGAGTTCCGGTCCGAGCTCGGCTCGGCGCTCGACAACGGCGAACTCCGACTCGTGTACCAGCCGCTCGTGTCGCTGCGGACCGGCGAGGTCACCGGGGCCGAAGCGCTGTTGCGTTGGCGGCACCCCACCCGCGGTGAGGTGTCGCCGGCCGAGTTCATCCCGATCGCCGAGAAGTCGGGGCTCATCCGATCGATCGGGGAGTGGGTGCTCAACGAAGCGATGAGCGAAGCCAAGCGGTGGCAGACGCGAGGGCCCCGCTACGTGAGCATCAACGTGTCGGCGGTGCAGCTCCGGACCGAAGGGTTCGTCGGCGTCGTGCGCGACGCGCTCGTGCGCAACCAGCTCGACCCGGCACACGTGCTGCTCGAAGTGACCGAGACCGTGCTGGTCAGCGAGATCGAGTCGGCGTCGAACGTGCTCGCCGAGCTGCGAGCGCTCGGCCTGCGCATCGCCATCGACGACTTCGGCACCGGGTACTGCTCGCTGTCGTATCTCCAACGGTTCCCGGTCGACATCTTGAAGATCGACCGGCAGTTCGTCGACGAGGTCGACGGCGACGCCAAACAGTCCAGCCTCGCCAAGATGATCCTGCAGATGTCGTCGACACTCGAGATCGCCACCGTCGCCGAAGGCATCGAGCGCCCGAGTCAACTCGCTGCACTCCGGCAGTTCGGTTGCGACATCGGCCAGGGCTACCTCCTGTCGCGACCGCTCGAAGTGTCGGTGCTGCGCGAACGATTCGGCATCGCCGGTGGACAAGCGGTCTACGCTGCCGCCAATGGCTGA
- a CDS encoding glycosyltransferase family 4 protein has translation MADDTAGLQTDDSLAPPEPEADHGRRPDRPLRIGIICPYSLTVPGGVQMQVLGLARELRRRGHEARVLGPCDGPPPESFVTPIGNSLPTAANGSVAPLAPDPPAVMRTIRVLDEEAFDVVHVHEPLAPGPSVTAVLTHRHPTVGTFHAAGVSAMYRLLSPFLSRLINRIDRKVVVSKDALALVQSYLGGSYEVLFNGVEVAQIQRAATMQREPGARPAVFFCGRHETRKGLSVLLDAFGQVSTDAELWIAGTGPDTDELKRRAGDDERITWLGRVSDEEKFARLKAADVFCAPSLGGESFGVVLIEAMAAGTTVVASSLDGYQNVATHDRDALLSPPGDAAALAASLDTALSDPALGERLRAAGTERARSFAMAALADRYLDIYRELIDARRART, from the coding sequence ATGGCTGACGACACCGCGGGGCTGCAGACCGACGATTCGCTCGCACCGCCCGAGCCGGAGGCCGACCACGGCCGTCGCCCCGATCGGCCGTTGCGCATCGGCATCATCTGCCCCTACAGCCTGACGGTGCCGGGTGGGGTTCAGATGCAGGTGCTCGGGCTGGCTCGTGAACTCCGGCGCCGTGGACACGAAGCCCGCGTGCTCGGGCCGTGCGACGGGCCGCCACCCGAGAGTTTCGTGACCCCGATCGGCAACTCGTTGCCCACCGCCGCCAACGGATCGGTCGCTCCGCTTGCTCCCGACCCGCCCGCGGTGATGCGGACCATCCGAGTCCTCGACGAGGAGGCGTTCGACGTCGTCCACGTCCACGAGCCGCTCGCGCCAGGTCCGTCGGTCACGGCCGTGCTCACGCACCGTCATCCGACGGTCGGGACCTTCCATGCCGCCGGGGTGTCGGCGATGTATCGGCTCCTCAGCCCGTTCCTCTCCCGGCTCATCAACCGCATCGACCGCAAGGTCGTGGTGTCGAAGGACGCGCTCGCGCTCGTGCAGTCGTACCTCGGCGGCAGCTACGAGGTGCTGTTCAACGGTGTCGAGGTCGCCCAGATCCAGCGCGCCGCCACCATGCAGCGCGAGCCGGGAGCGCGTCCGGCCGTCTTCTTCTGCGGCCGCCACGAGACGCGCAAGGGCCTCAGCGTCCTGCTCGACGCCTTCGGACAGGTGTCGACCGACGCCGAACTCTGGATCGCCGGCACCGGACCCGACACCGACGAACTCAAGCGCCGCGCCGGTGACGACGAACGGATCACGTGGCTCGGGCGGGTCTCCGACGAGGAGAAGTTCGCCCGACTCAAGGCCGCCGATGTGTTCTGTGCACCGTCGCTCGGTGGCGAATCGTTCGGCGTCGTGCTGATCGAGGCGATGGCAGCCGGCACGACCGTGGTGGCGAGCTCGCTCGACGGCTATCAGAACGTGGCGACGCACGACCGAGACGCACTGCTCAGCCCGCCCGGCGACGCCGCCGCGCTGGCGGCGTCGCTCGACACGGCGCTGAGCGACCCGGCACTGGGCGAACGACTGCGCGCCGCCGGCACCGAACGAGCTCGCTCGTTCGCCATGGCGGCGCTCGCCGATCGGTATCTC